A single Deltaproteobacteria bacterium DNA region contains:
- a CDS encoding tetratricopeptide repeat protein has translation MGSARGRGLSESLPFSLPAPSHPSPPARRSCVGALSCRPMIKIDETRIRPRIFPLLLVPLGLLVYLKALQAPFVYDDRMYITDNPAIRSLGGFAELSGTRYIGFLSFAVNYALSGLTAFDFHLTNIVIHIVNAVLVYLLVEAIFRTPAMRGRGGVVEADAGAAAAAFVSLLFLTHPVQTQAVSYVSQRFTSLAALFYLGSILLYLRGRLLFEAGAQRRAWLACGVSLAAALAAMKTKEISFTLPFAAAMVEFLFFPGRREGTAGPRPRLMLLPHFALLPVIPLTLLAGGSAGGDVAVELRRLQLTEAATLSRGLYLLTELSVVVTYLRLLFFPVNQHIDYDYPISRSLLEPATLASLLLLSALAASALLALLRSRRGKAGPPALLYAFGVFWFFLTLAVESSVVPIQDVIFEHRVYLPSVGAVAAFAGVLLGAHRLLRFRGLLLKTAAPVFLVATAVVLAVPLSAATWKRNTLWCDEVALISDAIGKSPGKARLYYARGLAFLDRGMAEAALSDFDRAAALGLDAADLYNNRAIARAGVGEIEGALDDFSRAVERDPGLARARFNRALTLARLGRGGEALAELARYIRLTDPATARASLTAREVRRDVSALAAECSAVDKEGCAELTALLGAGGVGGGRP, from the coding sequence CCTCTCCTGCTCGTCCCCCTGGGCCTTCTCGTCTATCTGAAGGCCCTTCAGGCGCCTTTCGTCTACGACGACAGGATGTACATAACCGACAACCCGGCCATCCGTTCGCTCGGCGGCTTCGCCGAGCTCTCCGGCACACGCTACATCGGTTTTCTGAGTTTCGCCGTAAACTACGCCCTCTCCGGGCTCACGGCCTTCGACTTCCACCTGACGAACATCGTCATCCATATCGTCAACGCCGTACTCGTCTATCTCCTCGTGGAGGCGATCTTCCGCACCCCGGCCATGAGGGGCCGCGGCGGCGTGGTGGAGGCGGACGCCGGCGCCGCGGCCGCCGCCTTCGTATCCCTCTTGTTCCTGACCCATCCGGTCCAGACCCAGGCCGTGAGCTACGTGAGCCAGAGGTTCACCTCCCTTGCGGCGCTCTTCTACCTCGGCTCGATCCTCCTGTACCTGCGCGGGCGGCTGCTCTTCGAGGCGGGGGCGCAGCGGCGGGCCTGGCTCGCCTGCGGCGTATCGCTCGCGGCGGCGCTGGCGGCCATGAAGACAAAGGAGATAAGCTTTACACTGCCCTTTGCGGCCGCCATGGTGGAGTTCCTCTTCTTTCCGGGCCGGAGGGAGGGTACGGCCGGGCCGCGGCCGCGGCTTATGCTGCTGCCCCATTTTGCGCTCCTGCCGGTCATTCCCCTCACGCTCCTTGCGGGAGGCAGCGCCGGAGGGGATGTGGCCGTGGAGCTTCGAAGGCTCCAGCTCACCGAGGCGGCCACACTTTCGCGGGGGCTGTATCTCCTCACCGAGCTGAGCGTCGTCGTCACGTACCTGAGGCTGCTCTTCTTTCCCGTAAACCAGCACATAGACTACGACTACCCCATCTCGCGCTCTCTCCTTGAGCCAGCCACGCTCGCTTCGCTGCTGCTGCTGAGTGCGCTTGCCGCCTCGGCCCTCCTTGCGCTGCTGCGCTCACGGCGCGGGAAGGCCGGGCCGCCCGCCCTCCTCTACGCCTTCGGCGTATTCTGGTTCTTCCTCACGCTCGCCGTCGAGTCGTCGGTCGTACCCATACAGGACGTCATATTCGAGCACAGGGTCTACCTGCCGAGCGTTGGGGCCGTAGCGGCCTTTGCCGGTGTCCTGCTGGGGGCGCACCGGCTGTTGCGCTTCAGGGGCCTGCTGTTGAAGACCGCCGCGCCGGTCTTTCTCGTCGCCACGGCCGTGGTGCTCGCCGTGCCGCTGTCGGCGGCGACGTGGAAGCGCAACACCCTGTGGTGCGACGAGGTGGCCCTCATCTCCGACGCCATAGGGAAGTCGCCGGGCAAGGCGCGTCTCTACTATGCGAGGGGGCTTGCCTTCCTTGACAGGGGGATGGCCGAAGCGGCCCTCTCCGACTTCGACCGCGCCGCGGCCCTCGGGCTTGACGCCGCGGACCTCTACAACAACCGGGCCATAGCAAGGGCTGGCGTGGGCGAGATCGAGGGGGCGCTCGACGACTTCTCCAGGGCCGTGGAAAGGGACCCCGGCCTTGCCAGGGCCCGCTTCAACAGGGCGCTCACGCTGGCAAGGCTCGGCCGCGGCGGCGAGGCCCTGGCGGAGCTCGCCCGCTACATAAGGCTCACGGACCCGGCGACGGCCCGCGCCTCGCTCACGGCGCGGGAGGTGAGAAGGGATGTATCGGCGCTTGCCGCCGAGTGCTCGGCTGTCGACAAGGAGGGCTGCGCCGAACTGACGGCCCTCCTGGGCGCCGGCGGCGTTGGAGGCGGCAGGCCGTGA